GGTGGCGGGCGGGCCATATTACTGCGCGCAGGGCACGCTGGCCGGCACGCCGGCCTGCATGAGCGGGCCGCCGCCCAAAGCCGCCCAGTTGCTGGCCAGCGCGGGGCAGTTCGCCGCCGCCGGCCGCATCGACCCCTTGGGCGAGTTGGCCAAGCGGCGGGTTTATCTGTTCAGCGGCAGCCAGGACAATACGGTGAAGACGCTGGTGGTGGACGCCGCCGCCGAGTTTTTCCGCCTGGCCGGCATGCCCGCCGCGCAGATCGCCTACGAGCGGCGGCTGCCGGCCGGCCATGCCCAGATCACACCGTCCTACGGCAACGATTGCGGCGCCACCGCCTCGCCCTATCTCAATCATTGCCAATGGCAGGGCAAGGGCTACGACCAGGCCGGACTCATCCTGCAGCACATTTACGGCGCGTTGCGGCCCAAAGCGCCGACGCCGGCCGGGCGCATCGTCGCCTTTGACCAGAGGCCCTACGCCGCGTCGGGCAGCAGCCTGGCCGACGAAGGCTATGTCTACGTTCCGCGAGCCTGCGCCGACGGCGAGGCCTGCCGGGTCCACATCGCGCTGCATGGCTGCCAGCAGTACGCAGGCAAG
This genomic window from Chromobacterium phragmitis contains:
- a CDS encoding extracellular catalytic domain type 2 short-chain-length polyhydroxyalkanoate depolymerase encodes the protein MRLRFLLCLAPLMASMAWAAEPLPAFHGDARQSSASGLSSGAFMALQYQVAFSGSVVGAGVVAGGPYYCAQGTLAGTPACMSGPPPKAAQLLASAGQFAAAGRIDPLGELAKRRVYLFSGSQDNTVKTLVVDAAAEFFRLAGMPAAQIAYERRLPAGHAQITPSYGNDCGATASPYLNHCQWQGKGYDQAGLILQHIYGALRPKAPTPAGRIVAFDQRPYAASGSSLADEGYVYVPRACADGEACRVHIALHGCQQYAGKVGDAFYANAGYNGWADGNHILVLYPQTTTSAQNPQGCWDWFGYTGAAYAWKSGLQMKAIKQMADHLVSAR